In the Gorilla gorilla gorilla isolate KB3781 chromosome 1, NHGRI_mGorGor1-v2.1_pri, whole genome shotgun sequence genome, ACCATTAGTAACTTAGGCTGAGCAGGATGATTATATCTACAATAATACATTACACCAGCTCTTTTTCCCCAGGGGCATCAATATGCTAATGAGAAAACTAATGAACAAACTTCACTAGGTTTAATGTCTCTAAGAATGAAATTTCACAGATTTCAAGTTTTCTTATCAatggtttaataaaaatatatttctaaggtACCCTTCCAAACTTTACTGAGGAGGCAGTCCCCAATCTGTAGGAAAACCATCATAAGACCCGGGAgacaaatgtaaaaatttttcCCACCTGCATTTTTAGAGAAGAAACTAACCAATTCTTTACAGCTCTCTCATTGCCCTAGAATTGAAGCAACTGCTTCTGGCAGGGCTTATGAGCAGCTCACCATGGACTGTCACATCCCATGGAGAAATTAATTGGTTTTCATCACTTTATTTCAAAGTTTCTGCTTAATCCCAAACTAGAGATTGTATCTTTTATAAAGCAAATGGCTTAGAGTTTACTCCTTTGTAATGAAGTAATAATCAATTAAGATTGTGAACATTTAATacctttgttttattatttaatttacttttaacaATTAAAGAAAATTGGAGATTCTGCCAAATGTTCTACCCTCCCATGTTAGGTGGGGCTGGTACCCTGACTGTCAGGAGGCAAGGTCTGTGAACCTCGTGCCAAATAGCTACGTGAGCAAATAGTGAGATAAACAAGCCATTTGTGGAGACAGAGGTGGAGCTGGGCTTGGTTAGGAATGAATCAGGCCATCCCACAGAGTGGGTGTCTCCCTCCCAAGTTGCTTTCCAGGGCACAATTAAAACCCCTATAAAAGGCCCAGCTCCCAGTTACCCAGTACACTTGCCTGTGGTGTCAGCAAGCACTGTTGACTTCTTCCTCTGGTGAAGTGGGTAAGTCCCATTCTGTGGGATCGTGGTCTTATGATTCTCCATTTTTATAGCTATTTCAGATGTTGGGATATGGGGGGAGGTTCCATGTGCCAGAAGGTATCAGTATTTTGCAGGGATAAATAAACTATCACTAACTCTATCCCATCTTCTTATGGTTGGAGCCATCACTTGAACTGAAGCATGACCCTTCTCCTTGGGCTCTGAACTCTATACTTTTGCACATCAAGGATGATCATGTGTGGCTCTGGTAGGGTTCATCTTCCTAAAAACTGCTATCTCAAAAGTTTGCCAGCCCTCTGTTCTCTTTTACATTGGTTCTACCTAATATGGGCCATCTTCATACAGTCACAGCATTTAAGGTACTGGAGTTGAGAAGTACATAAAGAAGTCAGCTAGATGAACGACTACACTTATCCCACCAGCAAAGCCATTCCATGTATTCTTATAACATTGATCTACTGCTGGCTAACGTTTTATAAAAAGCCAAGATTCCAATGATGCATTTGGGTTTAACAAAACCAATATCATTCACAGTTTTCTGGATTCAGTTTGGTTTAGAAAGGACCTCTCAGAAGCTTTCAATACTTCAATATCCGAATATCTGTACTATATCTGAGTTGAGGCAGGTAATATACAGTCTCTGTTTTCTGCATGTGTGTATCTGAATGTTACAATGCCATCTTTTGACTAGGAAGAAGTACTATTTAATCTTAGAATTGCTGACTTACAAATTATATTCTATAAGAGTTCCTAAATCCTTTATGGACTGTAATGTTGAGGAATCATTCATATTCCCTTTTCATTGTTCTATTTTCTACCAACTGTTTTGCTGACATGGCCTCTATCCACTTTAAGATACTCTCAAGTCTTCCTTCACCTTTTGGCTTTTACCTGTCCTCTTTGCTCAACTTTAAAGGAAGGTGTGtagacatatataaaattttaatttctgcaCTCCTCTCTTAATTTTCTACTCTGAAATACGGTGGAAAGCTggaagaaagacagaagaaaagggCATAGATAATTCACATTGGGTGGACAATCAAAAGCTGACAACAGGATAGTCTGAAGATGATTCCCTGGCTTGGAATTTCTCAGGAtcgctctttctctttctgatacaatattcaaatattaaaatgctCTGAAAGTCCAGGTTGAAAATACTgctataaattcaaattatttagGGATCTGCCTGAAATAGTGTGAATGAAGCCTTCCCAAAAGCAGAAACAGGATTTTGATTCTGGATCTTATTTTATTGTTCTAGGTTTACTTGAacttgaaggaaagaaaaaaaatgtctccaCTTCTGAGAAGCATCTGTGACATCACTGAAATTTTCAATCAGTATGTCTCTCATGATTGTGATGGAGCAGCATTAACTAAGAAAGACCTGAAGAACCTCCTTGAAAGGGAATTTGGAGCTGTGCTTCGGGTAAGAACTAACAAGAAAATGAGATCTATTGACTTGAGGCTATGAGATTTATTCTCAGAGGAGACCAGAGCAAGGAATGGtggttttatattcattttacacCACAACAGGTCTACACTACATCCCCCATTCATTTCTGAGTCAAAAGGTACTTACTTGACATTGTAGTCtgaataataaagtattttatgtaCTTGATGGCATGGCCACGTGAATGAGCTCTTCATGGGACATTACCACAAAAGATGTCAAATCACACTAGACTTGGAGGAACTTAAGTTTGTTTCCAAATTTCAAAACTGAGATCAGcctgatctctactaaaatgaCGCTACCCGTaaatgttttgttctgttttctaatATGGAATAGAAACCAAATCAAGAATACTGGCTGCTTCAGACAGAAATGGCTACTGCAAATCTtcataaatttctgttgtatcTCTCTCAGGGATGAGTTCATTCTTTCTCAATTAAAACGAACTTGTGTTATTCTTTCTTGATGTTGAGTAGCTTTGTTAATTTTACACACAAGTTCACGATGCTGTTTTGAATCTTCACCTCAGGCTCTGCCTCTAAGGTGCGTAGGCTTACCTGCTATTCTACTTTGTGTCTCTCTTCCTGCATCCTTCGGTTTGATCAGCACTAAATTACGAGATGTAAAAATTTCAAACGAATATATGCTTTAAAGTGAGGGTTCACATTTTACATGGGGACAAGACTTGATACACACTGGACATTTTTCTAATTGCTCTGAATGTCTCTTGAATGTCAGCATAGCATAAAATATATCATGTGTGAATATAATTTTACCACCTGTAAATAGTGCattgtaaaatttttgttttcaccatttttatagagaccacATGACCCTAAGACGGTAGATCTGATCCTGGAACTTCTGGATCGTGACAGTAATGGGCGTGTCGATTTCAACGAATTCCTCCTATTTATTTTCAAAGTGGCTCAAGCTTGTTACTATGCTCTTGGCCAGGCCACGGGACTGGATGAGGAGAAGCGAGCCCGGTGTGACGGAAAGGAGAGCCTGTTACAAGATCGCAGGCAAGAAGAAGACCAAAGGAGATTCGAGCCCCGGGACAGACAACTGGAAGAAGAACCTGGGCAACGACGCAGGCAGAAGAGGCAGGAACAGGAGAGGGAGCTAGCTGAGGGAGAGGAGCAAAGTGAGAAACAAGAGCGACTTGAACGGCGCGACAGGCAGCGCCGCGACGAGGAGCTGTGGCGGAAAAGGCGAGAATGGCAAGAACAGGAAGAGCGCCGTGCAGAGGAAGAGCAGCTGCAGAGTTGCAAAGGTCACGAAACTGAGGAGTTTCCAGACGAAGAGCAACTGCGAAGGCGGGAGCTGCTGGAGCTGAGGAGGAAGGGCCGCGAGGAGAAACAGCAGCAAAGGCGAGAGCGGCAAGACAGAGTGttccaggaggaagaagagaaagagtggaGGAAGCGCGAGACAGTGCTccggaaggaagaagagaagttgCAGGAAGAGGAGCCGCAGCGGCAAAGAGAGCTCCAAGAGGAAGAAGAGCAGCTACGGAAGCTGGAGCGGCAAGAGCTGAAGAGGGAGCGGCAAGAGCTGAAGAGGGagcaagagcagcagcagcaaaggcTGAGGCGCGAGCAGCAACTAAGGCgcaagcaggaggaggagaggcgcgaGCAGCAGGAGGAGAGGCGCGAGCAGCAGCTGAGGCgcgagcaggaggaggagaggatcGAGCAGCAGCTGAGGCgcgagcaggaggaggagaggcacgagcaggaggaggagaggcacgaGCAGGAGAGGCGCGAGCAGCGGCTGAAGCGCGAGCAGGAGGAGAGGCGCGATTGGCTGAAGCGCGAGGAGGAGACGGAGAGGCACGAGCTGGAGACGCGCAAGCAGCAGCTGAAGCgcgagcaggaggaggagaggcgcgaGCGTTGGCTGAAGCtcgaggaggaggagaggcgcgaGCAGCAACTAAGGCGGGAGCAGGAGGAGAGGCGCGAGCAGCGGCTGAAGcgccaggaggaggaagagaggctcGAGCAGCGGTTGGGGCGCGAGCAACAACTAAGACGCGAGCAGGAGGAGAGGCGCGAGCAGCTGCTGAAGCgcgaggaggaggagaggctcgAGCAGGAGGAGAGGCGAGAGCAGCGGCTGAAGCGCGAGCAGGAGGAGAGGCGCCAGCAGCGGCTGAAGCGCGAGCAGGAAGAGAGGCTCGAGCAGCGACTGAAGCGCGAGGAGGTGGAGAGACTCGAGCAGGAGGAGAGGCGCGAGCAGCGGCTGAAGCGCGAGGAGCCGGAGGAAGAGAGGCGCCAGCAGCTGCTGAAGAGcgaggagcaggaggagaggcGCCAGCGGCAACTAAGGCGCGAGCAGCGGCTGAAGcgcgaggaggaggaagagaggctcgagcaggaggaagagaggctCGAGCAGCGGCTAAAGCGCGAGCATGAGGAAGAGAGGCTCGAGCAGCGGCTGAAGCGCGAGCATGAGGAAGAGAGGCGCGAGCAGGAGCTAGCTGAGGAGGAGCAGGAACAGGCCCGGGAGCGGATTAAGAGCCGCATCCCGAAGTGGCAGTGGCAGCTAGAAAGCGAGGCCGACGCACGGCAAAGCAAAGTCTACTCGAGGCCCCGCAAGCAGGAAGGGCAGAGGCGCCGCCaagagcaggaggaaaagaggCGGCGCCGGGAGAATGAGCTGCAATGGCAGGAGGAGGAACGGGCTCACCGGCAGCAGCAGGAAGAGGAGCAGCGCCGGGACTTCACATGGCAGTGGCAGGCGGAGGAAAAGAGCGAGAGGGGCCGTCAGAGGCTGTCGGCCAGGCCCCCATTGCGGGAGCAGCGGGAGAGGCAGCTGAGGGCCGAGGAGCGCCAGCAGCGGGAACAACGGTTTCTcccggaggaggaggagaaggagcagcGGCGCCGCCAGCGACGCGAGAGGGAGAAAGAGCTGCAGTTcctggaggaagaggagcagcTCCAGCGGCGGGAGCGTGCCCAACAgctccaggaggaggaggacggcCTCCAGGAGGATCAGGAGAGGAGGCGAAGCCAGGAGCAGCGCCGCGACCAAAAATGGAGGTGGCAactagaagaagaaaggaagagacgcCGCCACACGCTGTACGCCAAGCCAGCCCTACGAGAGCAGCTGAGGAAGGAACAGCAGCTGCTGCAGGAGGAGGAGCTGCAGAGAGAGGAGCGCGAGAAGAGAAGGCGCCAGGAACAGGAAAGACAATACCGCGAGGAAGAGCAACTGCAGCAGGAGGAAGAGCAGCTGCTGAGAGAGGAACGGGAGAAAAGAAGACGCCAGGAGCGGGAAAGGCAATATCGGGAGGATGAGAAgctgcagcaggaggaagagCAGCTGCTGGGAGAGGAACCGGAGAAGAGAAGGCGCCAGGAGCGGGAGAAAAAATACCGCGAGGAAGAGGAGTTGCAGCAGGAGGAAGAGCAGCTGCTGAGAGAGGAACGGGAGAAGAGAAGGCGCCAGGAGTGGGAGAGGCAGTACCGCAAAAAAGACGAGCTGCAGCAGGAAGAAGAGCAGCTGCTGAGAGAGGAACGGGAGAAAAGAAGACGCCAGGAGCGGGAGAGGCAATATCGGGAGGAAGAGGAgctgcagcaggaggaagagCAGCTGCTGAGAGAGGAACGGGAGAAGAGAAGGCGCCAGGAGCTGGAGAGGCAATATCGGGAGGAAGAGGAgctgcagcaggaggaagagCAGCTGCTGAGAGAGGAACCGGAGAAGAGAAGGCGCCAGGAGCTGGAGAGGCAATACCGCGAGGAAGAGGAgctgcagcaggaggaagagCGGTTGCTGAGAGAGGAACAGGAAAAAACAAGGCGCCAGGAGCGGGAGAGGCAGTAttgggaggaggaagagcttCAGCGCCAGGAGAGGAAGCAGCGATACCGGGATGAGGATCAGCGCAGTGATCTGAAACGGCAGTgggaaccagaaaaagaaaatgcagttcGTGATAACAAGATTTACTGCAAACGTAGAGAGAATGAACAGTTCCGGCAGTTGGAAGATTCCCAGGTGCGCGACAGACAATCCCAGCAAGATCTGCAGCACCTGCTGGGTGAACAGCAAGAGCGAGATCGTGAGCAAGAGAGGAGGCGCTGGCAGCAGCGCGACAGGCATTTCCCAGAGGAAGAACAGCTGGAGCGAGAAGAGCAAAAGGAAGCCAAAAGGCGTGACAGGAAGTCCCAAGAGGAAAAGCAGTTgctgagagaggaaagagaagagaagagacgccgtcaagagacagacagaaaatTCCGCGAGGAGGAACAGCTGCTCCAGGAAAGGGAGGAACAGCAGCTGCGCCGCCAAGAGCGTGACAGAAAATTCCTCGAAGAGGAACTGCGCCGTCAGGAACAAGGGAGAAAATTCCTCGAGGAGGAACAGCGGCTGCGCCGCCAGGAACGGGAGAGAAAATTCCTTAAGGAGGAACAGCCGCTGCGCCGCCAGGAGCGCGAGCAACAGCTGCGTCAGGACCGCGACAGAAAATTCCGCGAGGAGGAACAGCAGCTGAGCCGCCAAGAGCGTGACAGAAAATTCCGTGAAGAGGAACAGCAGGTGCGCCgccaggaaggagagagaaaattccTGGAGGAGGAACAGCAGCTGCGCCAGGAGCGCGACAGAAAATTCCGCGAAGAGGAACAGCTGCTCcaggaaagggaaaaacagcAGCTGCACCGCCAAGAGCGTGACAGAAAATTTCTCCAGGAGGAACCGCAGCTGCGCCGCCAGGAGCGCGAACAACAGCTGCGCCACGACCGCGACAGAAAATTCCGTGAAGAGGGACAGCTGCCCCAGGAAGGGGAGGAACAGCAGCTGCGCCGCCAAGAGCGTGACAGAAAATTCCGCGAAGAGGAACAGCAGCTCCGCCGTCAGGAACGAGAGAGAAAATTCCTCCAGGAGGAACAGCAGCTGCGCCGCCAGGAACTGGAGAGAAAATTCCGTGAGGAGGAACAGCTGCGCCAAGAAACGGAGCAAGAGCAGCTGCGCCGCCAAGAACGCTACAGAAAATTCCTAGAGGAAGAGCAGCTCCGTCAGGAAAGGGAAGAACAGCAGCTGCGCCGCCAGGAGCGCGACAGAAAATTCCGCGAGGAGGAACAGCTGCGCCAGGAGAGGGAGGAACAGCAGCTGCGCAGCCAAGAGTCTGGCAGAAAATTCCGCGAGGAGGAACAGCTACGCCAGGAGAGGGAAGAACAGCAGCTGCGCCCCCAGCAGCGTGACGGAAAGTATCGCTGGGAAGAAGAGCAGCTCCAACTTGAGGAACAAGAgcagaggctgcggcaggagcgAGACCGGCAGTACCGGGCGGAGGAGCAGTTTGCCACGCAGGAGAAGAGTCGTCGTCAGGAACAAGAACTATGGCAAGAAGAGGAGCAGAAACGTCGCcaggaacgggaaaggaaattaCGGGAAGAACACATCCGCCGCCAGCAGAAGGAGGAACAGAGGCGCCGCCAAGTCGGGGAGATACAATCCCAAGAAGGGAAGGGCCATGGGCGGCTT is a window encoding:
- the LOC101146564 gene encoding trichohyalin is translated as MSPLLRSICDITEIFNQYVSHDCDGAALTKKDLKNLLEREFGAVLRRPHDPKTVDLILELLDRDSNGRVDFNEFLLFIFKVAQACYYALGQATGLDEEKRARCDGKESLLQDRRQEEDQRRFEPRDRQLEEEPGQRRRQKRQEQERELAEGEEQSEKQERLERRDRQRRDEELWRKRREWQEQEERRAEEEQLQSCKGHETEEFPDEEQLRRRELLELRRKGREEKQQQRRERQDRVFQEEEEKEWRKRETVLRKEEEKLQEEEPQRQRELQEEEEQLRKLERQELKRERQELKREQEQQQQRLRREQQLRRKQEEERREQQEERREQQLRREQEEERIEQQLRREQEEERHEQEEERHEQERREQRLKREQEERRDWLKREEETERHELETRKQQLKREQEEERRERWLKLEEEERREQQLRREQEERREQRLKRQEEEERLEQRLGREQQLRREQEERREQLLKREEEERLEQEERREQRLKREQEERRQQRLKREQEERLEQRLKREEVERLEQEERREQRLKREEPEEERRQQLLKSEEQEERRQRQLRREQRLKREEEEERLEQEEERLEQRLKREHEEERLEQRLKREHEEERREQELAEEEQEQARERIKSRIPKWQWQLESEADARQSKVYSRPRKQEGQRRRQEQEEKRRRRENELQWQEEERAHRQQQEEEQRRDFTWQWQAEEKSERGRQRLSARPPLREQRERQLRAEERQQREQRFLPEEEEKEQRRRQRREREKELQFLEEEEQLQRRERAQQLQEEEDGLQEDQERRRSQEQRRDQKWRWQLEEERKRRRHTLYAKPALREQLRKEQQLLQEEELQREEREKRRRQEQERQYREEEQLQQEEEQLLREEREKRRRQERERQYREDEKLQQEEEQLLGEEPEKRRRQEREKKYREEEELQQEEEQLLREEREKRRRQEWERQYRKKDELQQEEEQLLREEREKRRRQERERQYREEEELQQEEEQLLREEREKRRRQELERQYREEEELQQEEEQLLREEPEKRRRQELERQYREEEELQQEEERLLREEQEKTRRQERERQYWEEEELQRQERKQRYRDEDQRSDLKRQWEPEKENAVRDNKIYCKRRENEQFRQLEDSQVRDRQSQQDLQHLLGEQQERDREQERRRWQQRDRHFPEEEQLEREEQKEAKRRDRKSQEEKQLLREEREEKRRRQETDRKFREEEQLLQEREEQQLRRQERDRKFLEEELRRQEQGRKFLEEEQRLRRQERERKFLKEEQPLRRQEREQQLRQDRDRKFREEEQQLSRQERDRKFREEEQQVRRQEGERKFLEEEQQLRQERDRKFREEEQLLQEREKQQLHRQERDRKFLQEEPQLRRQEREQQLRHDRDRKFREEGQLPQEGEEQQLRRQERDRKFREEEQQLRRQERERKFLQEEQQLRRQELERKFREEEQLRQETEQEQLRRQERYRKFLEEEQLRQEREEQQLRRQERDRKFREEEQLRQEREEQQLRSQESGRKFREEEQLRQEREEQQLRPQQRDGKYRWEEEQLQLEEQEQRLRQERDRQYRAEEQFATQEKSRRQEQELWQEEEQKRRQERERKLREEHIRRQQKEEQRRRQVGEIQSQEGKGHGRLLEPGTHQFASVPVRSSPLYEYIQEQRSQYRP